One genomic region from Acidobacteriota bacterium encodes:
- a CDS encoding thrombospondin type 3 repeat-containing protein, giving the protein MMRFPTIAILMALVSAPGVRAQSDDPAPPAYQSLRAASAAPLTGSTSGGALRQIAFDVPAVGATPAQQAGNFLAAYGAAFGKTGPDQQWIMRDVRTEGPVDVASFREAYRGLPIFGGEIRVIVQPDTVSGGSGARIVSAGGAVLPDFDTEGGLDIYPSTTPAACVAAARTFLSDPSAPSLADPKLMIFDGRIFGRSPGAHLVWAATLNDTAPHQVMCDAHTGQIVFDRVYAEESFDLQLRSMSQSFPFNLIDLGDENGLNGNGQVHAEAPTAWWHIWGVFQFFSLNYGWQGTGGNDNGTELILNSKSTTNAMWNVVPFSQNIHAATGWTSFDVFGHEFNHGIVWHTSGLVYENISGAIDESFADTAGIDMDPADWLLGEDRLGFPGQYVRNFQTPSKKGQPEKFSAKGGLSNSPNQGNDYGGVHFNSGIMNKAHYLIATGDAFNGRPGFLTKAIGRHKMGKLAWYSERIVPSSASFFDVRAYEIFLAQTFANNNLLGFTSQDVCAVKDAWAAVEIGPGDFNCDGVDDNTQDPDGDFVPSPGDNCPNTWNPNQYDQDHDGIGDVCDNDSDNDGRPDGSDNCPFVKNWDQANNDGDAQGDACDPDDDNDGIPDTVDNCHFDYNPSQYDGNNNGKGDACDPDTDGDGIYDGGAPGDNCPATYNPTQADTDFDGMGDACDLCPLVADGAFNLSTKPPTPYEPDSDNDGIPDACDTDAFGVDSLSLNGSPYNPTQLFLPNGGTMSGRINGSPGTHFRIPVPLCIAGADPDPNELVEITFNALGASVDVTLLDDDGLAMGMIRPGSGEIAQRGLRVTPDCSRAYFLEFTLGPVFSGFDAFSVGSSLVPTSSANPWMTPGSGDPPPPPIPDADGDGIPDLSDTCPTTFDPNGIDSDGDGVGDVCDNCPAMGNSLQTDSDGDGHGDACDCLPMDRTAAAVPDAVTVLDVTEPAAGGLTITFLDQSFSAGSGTRYDVFSGLAAALKPSGSFSGGSCAANDLTSASYTYTGPNPPPKQALYFMFRGQNICPGGTGTYGSQSRDATSGQSPTACP; this is encoded by the coding sequence ATGATGCGTTTCCCGACGATCGCGATCCTGATGGCTCTGGTTTCTGCGCCGGGAGTCCGCGCGCAGTCCGATGACCCGGCGCCTCCGGCCTATCAATCGCTCCGCGCCGCGTCGGCGGCGCCCCTGACCGGCAGCACGAGCGGCGGGGCGCTCCGGCAGATCGCCTTCGACGTGCCGGCCGTCGGCGCGACACCGGCCCAGCAGGCGGGGAACTTCCTCGCAGCGTACGGCGCCGCCTTCGGGAAGACCGGCCCCGACCAGCAGTGGATCATGCGGGACGTGCGCACGGAAGGGCCGGTCGACGTCGCCTCGTTCCGCGAAGCGTACCGCGGGCTGCCGATCTTCGGCGGCGAGATCCGCGTGATCGTCCAGCCCGACACCGTCTCGGGAGGCTCCGGCGCCCGGATCGTCTCCGCCGGAGGGGCCGTCCTCCCCGACTTCGACACCGAGGGAGGGCTCGACATCTATCCCTCGACGACACCCGCCGCCTGCGTCGCGGCCGCCAGGACGTTCCTGAGCGATCCTTCGGCCCCCTCGCTCGCCGATCCGAAATTGATGATCTTCGACGGCCGGATCTTCGGGAGATCGCCCGGGGCGCACCTGGTGTGGGCGGCCACGCTCAACGACACGGCACCCCACCAGGTGATGTGCGACGCGCACACAGGCCAGATCGTCTTCGACCGCGTCTACGCGGAGGAGTCGTTCGACCTCCAGCTCCGGAGCATGAGCCAGTCCTTCCCGTTCAACCTGATCGATCTCGGCGACGAGAACGGCCTCAACGGAAACGGCCAGGTGCACGCCGAGGCGCCGACGGCCTGGTGGCACATCTGGGGGGTCTTCCAGTTCTTCAGCCTCAACTACGGATGGCAGGGGACCGGCGGGAACGACAACGGAACGGAGCTGATCCTCAACAGCAAGAGCACGACGAACGCCATGTGGAACGTCGTCCCGTTCAGCCAGAACATCCACGCGGCGACGGGTTGGACGAGCTTCGACGTCTTCGGCCACGAGTTCAACCACGGCATCGTGTGGCACACGTCGGGGCTCGTCTACGAGAACATCTCGGGAGCGATCGACGAGAGCTTCGCCGACACGGCGGGGATTGACATGGATCCGGCCGACTGGCTCCTGGGGGAGGACCGTCTCGGTTTTCCCGGCCAGTACGTGCGGAATTTCCAGACCCCGTCCAAGAAGGGACAGCCCGAGAAGTTCTCCGCGAAGGGAGGGCTCAGCAACAGCCCCAATCAGGGCAACGACTACGGCGGCGTCCACTTCAACAGCGGCATCATGAACAAGGCCCACTACCTGATCGCGACCGGCGACGCGTTCAACGGCCGCCCGGGCTTCCTGACGAAGGCGATCGGCCGCCACAAGATGGGGAAGCTCGCCTGGTATTCGGAGAGGATTGTCCCGTCCTCCGCAAGTTTCTTCGACGTGCGGGCGTACGAGATCTTCCTCGCTCAGACGTTCGCGAACAATAACCTGCTCGGGTTCACGTCCCAGGACGTCTGCGCCGTCAAGGACGCGTGGGCCGCCGTCGAGATCGGCCCCGGCGATTTCAACTGCGACGGCGTGGACGACAACACGCAGGACCCCGACGGCGACTTCGTGCCGTCCCCAGGCGACAACTGCCCGAACACCTGGAACCCCAACCAGTACGACCAGGATCACGACGGGATCGGCGACGTCTGCGACAACGACTCGGACAACGACGGGCGCCCCGACGGGAGCGACAACTGCCCGTTCGTGAAGAACTGGGATCAGGCGAACAACGACGGGGACGCGCAGGGGGACGCCTGCGATCCCGACGACGACAACGACGGGATCCCCGACACCGTGGACAACTGCCACTTCGACTACAACCCGAGCCAGTACGACGGGAACAACAACGGGAAGGGGGACGCCTGCGATCCCGACACCGACGGGGACGGGATCTACGACGGCGGCGCGCCCGGCGACAACTGCCCCGCGACCTACAACCCCACGCAGGCGGACACCGACTTCGATGGGATGGGGGACGCCTGCGACCTCTGTCCGCTCGTCGCAGACGGGGCCTTCAACCTGAGTACGAAGCCGCCGACGCCGTACGAGCCCGACAGCGACAACGACGGGATCCCCGACGCCTGCGACACCGACGCCTTCGGCGTCGACTCCCTCTCGCTGAACGGATCGCCCTACAACCCGACGCAGTTGTTCCTCCCGAACGGCGGGACGATGTCGGGGCGGATCAACGGCTCACCCGGCACGCACTTCCGGATCCCGGTGCCGCTCTGCATCGCCGGAGCCGATCCCGATCCGAACGAGCTCGTCGAGATCACCTTCAACGCGCTCGGCGCGTCGGTGGACGTGACGCTCCTCGACGACGACGGGCTGGCGATGGGGATGATCCGGCCGGGCTCGGGGGAGATCGCGCAGCGCGGCCTGCGGGTGACCCCCGACTGCTCGAGGGCCTACTTCCTCGAGTTCACGCTCGGTCCGGTCTTCAGCGGCTTCGACGCCTTCTCGGTCGGCTCGTCTCTGGTTCCGACGTCGAGCGCGAACCCGTGGATGACTCCGGGATCGGGCGACCCGCCCCCGCCGCCGATCCCCGACGCCGACGGCGACGGCATCCCCGACCTGTCGGACACCTGCCCGACCACGTTCGATCCGAACGGGATCGACTCGGACGGCGACGGCGTGGGAGACGTCTGCGACAACTGCCCGGCGATGGGCAACTCGCTCCAGACCGACTCGGACGGCGACGGCCACGGCGACGCGTGCGACTGCCTGCCGATGGATCGCACGGCCGCGGCGGTGCCTGACGCGGTCACCGTCCTCGACGTGACGGAGCCGGCGGCCGGAGGTCTCACGATCACGTTCCTGGACCAGTCCTTCTCCGCAGGATCGGGCACGCGGTACGACGTCTTCTCGGGATTGGCCGCCGCCCTCAAGCCTTCGGGAAGCTTCTCCGGAGGCTCGTGCGCCGCGAACGACCTGACGTCCGCGTCCTACACGTACACCGGCCCGAATCCGCCGCCGAAGCAGGCGCTGTACTTCATGTTCCGCGGCCAGAACATCTGTCCCGGCGGCACCGGGACGTACGGGAGCCAGAGCCGCGACGCGACGTCGGGGCAGAGCCCGACGGCATGCCCGTGA
- a CDS encoding DUF1624 domain-containing protein: MSERRIASLDVVRGAVMVLMAIDHVRVFSGVPAGGPTPGVFFTRWITHFCAPAFVFLAGTSAFLHGRTLAGRGALSRYLLLRGLWLILLELTFLRFAWTFNFDYAHYALAGVIWVIGWSLIALAALVFLPLPALAAFGIAIVAGHNFLSAWLPQPAHGPPAGGFDWILRLVYFGGGIPVGEGELVVLYSLVPWIGVIAAGYAFGAVMTMDRERRRRICLGLGVSMIGAFVLLRAFNLYGDPRPWDGSGALSFLNTTKYPASLLFLLMTLGPVIAIVPALERADDRVSRALIVFGRTPLLYYLLHIPLIHLAACAVSLARSGQVVPWLFENHPMRNGPPPDGYTWGLGLLYLVTAVVVVLLYFPCRWFGERRMKRREAWMSLL; this comes from the coding sequence ATGAGCGAGCGACGCATCGCATCCCTCGACGTCGTCCGCGGGGCCGTCATGGTCCTGATGGCGATCGATCACGTCCGCGTCTTCTCCGGAGTCCCCGCGGGCGGCCCGACGCCCGGCGTCTTCTTCACGCGGTGGATCACGCACTTCTGCGCGCCGGCGTTCGTCTTTCTCGCCGGGACCTCCGCCTTCCTTCACGGGCGGACTCTCGCGGGGCGGGGGGCGCTGTCGCGGTACCTGCTGCTGCGGGGTCTCTGGCTCATCCTCCTGGAGCTGACCTTCCTGCGCTTCGCGTGGACCTTCAACTTCGACTACGCGCACTACGCGCTCGCCGGCGTCATCTGGGTGATCGGATGGAGCCTCATCGCGCTCGCGGCTCTCGTCTTCCTCCCGCTCCCGGCCCTCGCCGCCTTCGGGATCGCGATCGTCGCCGGGCACAACTTCCTGTCGGCGTGGCTCCCGCAGCCGGCGCATGGGCCGCCGGCGGGAGGCTTCGACTGGATCCTGCGCCTCGTCTATTTCGGGGGAGGGATCCCGGTCGGGGAGGGGGAGCTCGTCGTCCTCTACTCGCTCGTTCCCTGGATCGGCGTCATCGCGGCGGGGTACGCCTTCGGCGCGGTGATGACGATGGATCGGGAGCGCCGCCGAAGGATCTGCCTCGGGCTCGGAGTGTCGATGATCGGCGCGTTCGTCCTCCTCCGCGCCTTCAACCTCTACGGCGACCCGAGGCCATGGGACGGCTCGGGCGCTCTCTCGTTCCTCAACACGACGAAGTACCCGGCGTCGCTCCTCTTCCTCCTGATGACGCTGGGCCCCGTCATCGCGATCGTCCCGGCCCTCGAGCGCGCGGACGATCGCGTCTCGCGCGCCCTCATCGTCTTCGGTCGGACGCCGCTCCTCTACTACCTCCTGCACATCCCGCTGATCCATCTCGCAGCCTGCGCCGTCTCGCTCGCCAGGTCGGGGCAGGTCGTCCCGTGGCTCTTCGAGAACCACCCGATGCGGAATGGCCCGCCTCCCGACGGGTACACTTGGGGGCTGGGCCTTCTCTACCTCGTCACCGCCGTCGTCGTCGTCCTCCTCTACTTCCCGTGTCGCTGGTTCGGCGAGAGGCGGATGAAGCGGCGGGAGGCCTGGATGTCGCTCCTGTGA
- a CDS encoding formylglycine-generating enzyme family protein has translation MRRALGFAIACMGAAACAPGPPAAWTEPRTRMEFVLIPSGRFTMGTPRSEPGREAQELQHDVTLTRPFYLGRTEVTQAQWALVMGSNPSAFQDCGPSCPVETVSAIRIDTFLARLDDLAGVRFRLPSEAEWEYSCRAGTRTAFATGEKLDTTQAGFDRARPSPVASFPPNAWGLFDMHGNVWEWTGDEICPYPEGPSVDPVGRCASDRRVIRGGSWAFGADSARCGLRYTHHPEDSGYSLGFRLVREIAP, from the coding sequence ATGAGACGCGCGCTCGGATTCGCGATCGCCTGCATGGGGGCGGCGGCCTGCGCGCCGGGTCCCCCCGCCGCGTGGACCGAGCCGCGCACGAGGATGGAGTTCGTCCTCATCCCCTCGGGCCGCTTCACGATGGGGACGCCGCGGAGCGAGCCAGGCCGCGAGGCTCAGGAGCTTCAGCACGACGTGACGCTCACGCGCCCCTTCTACCTCGGCCGCACCGAGGTCACGCAGGCGCAGTGGGCGCTCGTCATGGGATCGAATCCGAGCGCGTTCCAGGACTGCGGCCCGAGCTGCCCCGTCGAGACCGTGAGCGCCATCCGGATCGACACCTTCCTGGCGCGCCTCGACGATCTGGCCGGCGTGAGGTTCCGTCTGCCGAGCGAGGCGGAGTGGGAGTACTCTTGCCGGGCCGGAACGAGAACGGCGTTCGCAACGGGCGAGAAGCTCGACACGACGCAGGCCGGCTTCGACCGGGCGAGGCCATCCCCCGTCGCTTCGTTCCCACCGAACGCATGGGGTCTCTTCGACATGCACGGGAACGTCTGGGAGTGGACGGGAGACGAGATTTGCCCCTACCCCGAGGGCCCGTCGGTCGACCCGGTCGGCCGCTGCGCGTCGGACAGGCGCGTGATCCGCGGGGGGAGCTGGGCCTTCGGCGCCGACAGCGCCCGGTGCGGCCTGAGGTACACGCATCACCCGGAGGACTCGGGCTACAGTCTCGGGTTCCGGCTCGTGCGGGAGATCGCGCCTTGA